One genomic segment of Candidatus Nitrosocosmicus arcticus includes these proteins:
- a CDS encoding GNAT family N-acetyltransferase, translated as MNNPDVKTAIESDEAGVIDALKLAFVADPATRWVWPDPQKYLSHFPSFVQAFGGKAFTHKSAHYIGNYSGAALWLPPNVHPDSDALITLLQDTASEEAQKDGPEVFEKMSSFHPNEPHWYLPLLGVDPFHHGKGLGSKLMVHALTVMDKDNTLAYLESSNPTNIPFYKRHGFELLGTIQVNTFPPIFPMLRKPRIP; from the coding sequence ATGAACAACCCAGATGTCAAAACGGCTATAGAATCAGATGAAGCAGGTGTTATTGATGCCTTAAAGCTAGCTTTTGTAGCTGATCCTGCTACTCGTTGGGTGTGGCCAGATCCGCAGAAATATCTTTCACATTTTCCTAGTTTTGTACAGGCTTTTGGAGGAAAAGCATTCACACATAAGAGTGCCCACTACATTGGAAATTATTCTGGTGCAGCTCTCTGGCTCCCCCCAAACGTTCATCCTGATTCAGATGCACTGATTACATTGCTGCAAGATACCGCTTCTGAAGAGGCTCAAAAGGATGGACCGGAAGTATTTGAGAAAATGAGCAGCTTTCATCCGAATGAACCACACTGGTATCTACCGCTTCTTGGAGTGGATCCCTTTCATCATGGTAAAGGGTTGGGTTCCAAGCTTATGGTACATGCATTGACTGTGATGGATAAAGATAACACATTGGCATATCTCGAATCCTCAAACCCAACGAATATTCCATTCTACAAACGACATGGTTTCGAGTTGCTTGGTACAATTCAAGTAAACACGTTTCCACCCATCTTCCCTATGCTAAGGAAACCAAGAATTCCTTAA
- a CDS encoding NAD-dependent epimerase/dehydratase family protein yields the protein MEYQQEILEKTNTDNNNELTILVTGASGFIGSRLLDELIYAQINHNNHYSIRCMTRNKNSIASHKLKNLQKPVEIIEGDLSNYDDCLRALKGVDIAFYLVHSMEGSSRNWKKFSEKEKVTSENFVKASNECNVKRIIYLGGLTYGKDDELSQHMQSRKQVGDILKKSKSQVTIFRAAVILGSGGGSFEMLRYLVERLPLMICPKWVLTKCQPIFIGDVITYLSKSIEKKETEGRTFDIGGPDILSYLDMMKIYAKIINKSIKILIIPFLTPRLSSYWVDLVTPIKASLARPLIDSLKHEAVVQDNSIIDIIPVELKSFKESLQYCIIEEKKSKKNPIKTKVIKERTTMSINYKILLVSLLLLLVIGTTYYFLDDRTAFLEPFWLSIAVIWYLLIFVSIYFVRFGARLGALIAGILGWGSMVFWLLDNLYIVIGYPLIATIPDSDEIWRDIVGMIVASFTIISSHNIFNKIRLHT from the coding sequence ATGGAATATCAACAAGAGATTCTAGAAAAGACCAATACTGATAACAATAACGAATTAACAATATTAGTAACAGGGGCTAGTGGTTTTATAGGTAGTAGATTATTAGATGAATTAATTTATGCTCAAATAAATCACAACAATCATTATTCCATACGTTGTATGACAAGAAACAAAAACTCGATAGCTTCTCACAAATTAAAAAATTTGCAAAAACCTGTTGAAATTATAGAGGGCGATTTGAGTAATTACGATGATTGTTTGAGAGCTCTAAAGGGCGTAGACATCGCTTTCTATTTGGTTCATTCAATGGAAGGATCTTCAAGAAATTGGAAAAAATTTTCGGAGAAAGAAAAAGTAACTTCTGAGAACTTTGTAAAAGCATCTAATGAATGTAACGTGAAAAGGATCATCTATCTGGGTGGATTAACTTATGGTAAGGATGATGAACTATCCCAACATATGCAAAGTAGGAAACAAGTAGGAGATATATTAAAGAAATCGAAGTCTCAGGTAACAATATTCCGTGCAGCAGTAATTTTAGGCAGTGGTGGAGGGTCATTTGAAATGTTAAGATATTTAGTGGAAAGATTGCCCTTAATGATATGTCCTAAATGGGTATTGACAAAGTGTCAGCCCATATTCATAGGCGATGTAATAACATATCTTTCTAAATCTATAGAGAAAAAAGAAACGGAAGGAAGGACCTTCGACATCGGAGGTCCAGATATACTTTCGTATTTAGACATGATGAAGATCTATGCCAAAATTATTAACAAATCTATTAAGATACTAATAATCCCTTTTTTGACTCCAAGATTGTCTTCATACTGGGTAGATTTGGTAACACCGATAAAAGCATCATTAGCTAGACCACTGATTGACAGTCTAAAGCATGAAGCTGTAGTTCAAGATAATTCAATCATTGATATCATACCTGTTGAATTAAAGTCGTTCAAAGAATCTTTACAATATTGTATAATTGAGGAGAAGAAATCCAAAAAAAACCCCATTAAAACTAAGGTAATAAAAGAAAGGACTACTATGTCAATCAACTATAAGATTCTGTTAGTTTCCTTATTGTTGCTCCTAGTTATAGGCACTACATACTATTTTCTAGACGATAGGACGGCTTTCCTGGAACCTTTTTGGTTATCCATAGCGGTTATTTGGTACCTTTTAATTTTTGTGTCCATCTACTTTGTACGCTTTGGAGCTAGGCTGGGCGCCCTAATTGCCGGTATACTAGGATGGGGAAGTATGGTATTTTGGCTTCTTGATAATTTGTACATCGTTATAGGCTATCCCCTAATAGCGACAATACCAGATAGCGATGAGATTTGGAGAGACATAGTTGGTATGATAGTTGCATCTTTTACTATTATATCCTCCCATAATATTTTTAATAAAATACGTCTGCATACTTGA
- a CDS encoding response regulator, with product MHSEGYHVDSYSSPYEALGHFSHIDPYFYDLIIMDIRMPELNGILLYSKI from the coding sequence ATTCATAGTGAGGGTTATCATGTCGATAGTTATTCAAGCCCTTATGAGGCCTTAGGTCATTTTTCTCATATAGATCCCTATTTTTACGATCTGATTATAATGGATATACGTATGCCAGAATTAAACGGTATTTTATTGTATTCAAAAATCTAG
- a CDS encoding CHRD domain-containing protein: protein MFTKKTSHVWLWLLGFTVVILFFSNLSINISNATTNVIESTNNDIDHQSQQVFIAKLTGSQEIPFVSTEASGTALFKDSLLKNGTLEYELILNDIKDITGIYIEYNNTIPLKEIYSNPIIPDLCCLSLEASEPGNFYLNGIVEEDINITPLDLIKSGISLQVDDDDPSDTLNSNIPIIEILIPNNKSNNLTGLFESGLVFINVETKSHSPGEIRGQIIDKVQILE, encoded by the coding sequence ATGTTTACAAAAAAAACATCACATGTTTGGCTATGGCTGCTTGGATTTACAGTTGTAATTCTATTTTTTTCTAATTTATCTATAAATATATCAAATGCAACAACAAATGTAATTGAAAGCACTAATAATGATATTGACCATCAATCCCAGCAAGTATTCATTGCAAAACTGACTGGCAGTCAAGAAATACCATTTGTAAGTACAGAGGCATCTGGCACTGCACTATTTAAAGACAGTTTGTTAAAAAACGGCACCCTAGAATATGAATTAATTTTAAATGACATAAAAGACATTACGGGCATATATATCGAATATAATAACACTATTCCACTAAAAGAGATTTATAGTAATCCAATAATTCCTGATCTCTGTTGTCTATCATTAGAAGCATCTGAACCTGGAAATTTTTATTTGAATGGAATAGTAGAAGAGGATATTAACATAACACCATTAGATTTGATCAAAAGTGGTATTTCATTGCAAGTAGACGATGACGATCCCAGTGATACTTTAAATAGTAATATCCCTATAATCGAAATCTTGATTCCTAATAACAAGTCGAATAACTTGACAGGATTGTTTGAATCTGGATTGGTTTTTATAAATGTAGAGACAAAGTCTCATTCTCCAGGAGAAATTCGAGGGCAAATAATTGATAAAGTGCAAATATTAGAATGA
- a CDS encoding multiubiquitin domain-containing protein encodes MELTKVERENKVYVNDKVIVLDKYTITASELLELAGFSSLAYNIYLILDKKRKKSKLLGENKKIKLETGMRFDATLKQS; translated from the coding sequence ATGGAATTAACGAAAGTTGAGAGAGAAAATAAAGTGTATGTAAATGATAAAGTAATTGTTCTGGATAAGTATACCATCACTGCATCTGAATTATTGGAATTAGCTGGGTTTTCATCTCTTGCCTACAATATCTACCTGATTTTAGATAAAAAGAGGAAGAAGAGCAAATTGTTAGGTGAAAATAAGAAAATTAAGCTTGAAACAGGAATGCGCTTTGATGCAACGCTAAAACAGAGTTAG
- a CDS encoding response regulator → MNIIQCEFQQEHNSAQPGGKLYKKYVEIGGTKEKACSSAATITNSNIPHDYKRASNKFEKSKTDKFLSKESDQAQILIAEPEPDILSLFHAFLETLGIKSATVANGEEALNVFLEKKNKGRPYDVVVLDTHLQGLGGLDLAKMIRGISPTQRIIMVTTTPMEYLPKNLLKSAMIDEDDILTMPFRLSTLISRLKQ, encoded by the coding sequence ATGAACATTATACAATGTGAATTCCAGCAGGAACACAACTCTGCACAGCCTGGGGGTAAACTGTACAAAAAGTACGTTGAAATTGGTGGTACTAAGGAAAAAGCATGTAGTTCAGCCGCAACTATTACAAATTCCAACATACCTCATGATTATAAGAGGGCATCAAACAAATTTGAAAAAAGTAAGACCGATAAATTCTTATCAAAAGAATCAGACCAAGCCCAAATCTTAATTGCAGAGCCCGAACCCGATATACTATCCTTGTTTCATGCATTTTTAGAAACCCTGGGAATAAAGTCAGCTACAGTTGCTAATGGCGAGGAGGCCCTTAATGTTTTCCTTGAGAAGAAAAACAAGGGAAGACCATATGATGTGGTCGTTTTGGATACTCATCTGCAAGGTTTAGGCGGTCTTGATCTAGCAAAAATGATACGCGGTATAAGCCCTACCCAACGAATAATTATGGTTACAACTACTCCAATGGAATATTTACCAAAAAATCTCTTAAAATCTGCAATGATTGATGAAGATGATATTCTAACCATGCCATTTAGACTTTCCACTTTAATTTCCAGATTGAAACAGTAA
- a CDS encoding VOC family protein has product MENKPYSERIRYDRIIPHIIVKDSAAAIEFYKKVFGAVEEYRHSLPEDKNKGNKEKIVHAVINIGGSKIMLADEFPEMCDGYVKAGEKIGAPSTVGGNSLYLNMYFENVDDIFERAKMEGATVIMPLMDAFWGDRYGQFKDPFGHVWEVATHKKDMTKEELESAAKEAFEKMGTVS; this is encoded by the coding sequence ATGGAAAATAAACCCTATTCCGAAAGGATACGATACGACAGGATAATTCCCCATATTATTGTGAAAGACTCCGCAGCTGCTATTGAATTTTATAAAAAGGTATTCGGTGCAGTTGAAGAGTACCGTCACTCGCTTCCTGAAGATAAGAATAAAGGAAATAAAGAAAAGATTGTTCACGCGGTAATAAATATAGGAGGATCAAAAATCATGCTGGCTGATGAATTTCCAGAAATGTGTGACGGGTACGTCAAAGCGGGTGAAAAAATAGGGGCCCCTAGCACAGTAGGAGGAAATTCATTATATCTTAACATGTATTTTGAGAACGTTGACGATATCTTTGAAAGAGCTAAAATGGAGGGAGCAACTGTGATTATGCCCTTAATGGATGCGTTTTGGGGAGATAGATATGGTCAATTTAAAGATCCGTTTGGACATGTTTGGGAGGTTGCCACTCACAAAAAAGACATGACAAAAGAAGAATTAGAAAGTGCTGCCAAAGAAGCCTTTGAAAAAATGGGAACCGTGAGCTAA
- a CDS encoding HdeD family acid-resistance protein, which yields MITEKSPTWLRAVQIGLGIIILVLSIMVLINPIFGAISVIIFLAFLLLFAGIEKVISGLIRSGRSRFANIGLGIIVIIISLIALAYPVEASVFIVLLLGIALLVDGISRIIHGIRDKHSKSWSKFFSIGVGILSIIFAIAVIVFPGIGLVFAGILIGIALLITSFQIISEGISGHRGVKQNNVGI from the coding sequence TTGATTACTGAGAAATCACCCACTTGGTTACGCGCGGTCCAAATTGGGCTAGGCATCATAATTTTAGTCCTATCAATAATGGTATTGATCAATCCTATTTTTGGTGCGATATCGGTTATCATATTCCTGGCATTCCTGTTGTTGTTTGCTGGAATTGAAAAGGTGATAAGTGGCTTAATCAGATCAGGGAGATCCCGGTTTGCTAACATAGGTTTAGGCATTATAGTAATAATTATTTCATTGATCGCACTAGCATATCCTGTCGAGGCAAGTGTATTTATAGTATTACTGCTGGGTATTGCGTTACTTGTTGACGGCATATCTAGAATTATCCATGGAATTAGAGACAAGCATAGTAAAAGTTGGTCAAAATTCTTTAGTATCGGGGTAGGAATACTTTCCATCATATTTGCAATAGCTGTGATCGTTTTCCCTGGAATCGGCCTCGTATTTGCTGGAATATTAATAGGTATAGCACTGCTTATTACTAGCTTCCAGATTATATCAGAAGGAATATCAGGGCACCGAGGCGTAAAACAAAATAACGTAGGTATATAG